In Nocardia sp. NBC_01327, the genomic stretch CGCCGCCGGTCAGCTATGACGATGTCACGACACAACCGGGCGATGTCATGCACTCCACGGTCGGCTGGGACGGGCACAACTACATCATGACGCTGGAGAACCGCACCAAGAATTGGGTGCGCAGCACGGTGCAGCCCTCGGACACGCCCCCGCGCACGGCCGAGATCGTGGTGGAGGGTCACCTCGACGCGGCTCTGCCGGGTTTCGCGCCGATCACCTTCGCCGACGTCGAGATCGACGGCAAACCGCTGTCGGCCTACGACGCGCAGACCTACGGCATTGCCGCCACCAACCGGTTGCTCGCTCCCGGTCCGGTGAACGGCGCCGGCTTCACCATCGGCTGATGGCCGGAACGCGTGCACTCTTTCGCGACACGCCGGGGCGGGTCCGATCTTCCGGATTTTTCGGGCGCGGGATCGGTCCTGCGGTCGCTCCCGGAGCCGCCGGCGCTCGAGTCGCGTGTGGCTCGCGTGAAGGCTGTTGATCAGGGTGAATGGTGTGTTTGCTGAGAATGTGCTGGAGGCAGAAAATGTGATCTGCGCCTCACTTGTGCCAGCTTGCGAATCGAGCGTCCTGGCACTTCGTTCATATGAATTTCACCTTTGTGAGTCGCAACATGTCGTGTCGGAAGATTCTGTCGGCCACTAGGTGTAGTGTCTTGGGAGCTGGAAGGGCATGCGGCGGGACCCTAGAGGGGAGCTGCACGACCTGGGATTTCGGTTCCGCTTCCAGGGGTTTGCGCACTTACAACATGGTTCTTGTTTCAGCCGTGCACAGCATCGGATCTAAGGCAAGGAGAAGGGGATACCAATGACCATCACCGTTTACACCAAGCCCGCTTGTGTCCAGTGCAACGCCACCTACCGCGCGCTCGACAAGGCCGGTGTCCCCTACGACATCATCGACATTTCCGAGAACCCCGAGGCGCGCGACTACGTGATGGCCCTGGGCTACCTGCAGGCCCC encodes the following:
- a CDS encoding redoxin NrdH, whose protein sequence is MTITVYTKPACVQCNATYRALDKAGVPYDIIDISENPEARDYVMALGYLQAPVVVAGDNHWSGFRPDRIKALADAVAVA